Part of the Woronichinia naegeliana WA131 genome, CCTGTTAGTTGAGCTTTTGATGTACCTCACAGGTCTCAATAAACCCACCAGTGTAAGTACTGCTATAGGATGAGCTAGAAAAGCTGAACCTAATAAGGCATAGTGTATTTGAAATTCTTGGAGCCTTTGTAACCGGTTAGCTCTCCCAGTTTTTCAGGCAGTTTAACACCCGATTCCAATTTACCTTTGATTTCCCAGGTCGGAAAGGATTGGATTTTAGCGTCTATGCAGGCTTGGGTCTTCGGATTAGCACCGTTGGGATCACATTCAATATAGTTAATTTGCTTGAAGGCGGCTTTACCAAGCAGTTGCTTTTGTTCATGGCAGTGGGGACACCAGAAGGCTCCATACATTTTGGCCCCTGAGGTTTTGAGATATTTGGCTAGTTCCAGTTCTGCCGGGCCAGAAACCGTGGTAATTTCCCAACCATGAGGGGGTTGAGGTTGGGTTTGGGCTTCGGGAATGGGTGTTTTTCCTCCTAACGCGACTTTTCCGCCTTCAGCCTGGGCATATAATCCTAGGGAGCCGACCAGGGTTATCATGGCCACAACAATGCCGGTAAAAAATACTTGACTCATTTCTTCCCACTCTCGTCCAATGACTGACAAGATAAATAATGCCAGAGAACAGGTAGCGGATGTTAAACAATATAAACAAGCTTCATGAAGCTTAAAGAAGGAAATATACATTAGATAGCCGCTAAAGACGGCCATGGCTGTCCCGCCAATCAGTAGCATTCGTCCGGTTGTTTCTTCGAGTTGGTTGCGTTGTTTCTTATTGTTTTCGGCGTTAATGAGAAAAGGACTCAGGGCAAAAATAATCATTGCCAGGTAAGCTAAGAGGCCAAAAAGACTGAGGGGAAGTCCAAATACTTTGGCATAGGAACTTTGTAGGACTTGATCACAGCCAGAGACACCAGTGGCTTGATTGACAGGGCAGGCCGTTGTCCCTCCAGTGAAGGAGACAACTGTTAGATAGGCAGTGAGTAATGCGCCAATAACAGCGATCGCACCCATGATGAAACGGGAGTAGCGATGAATCCAGGGGACAGAACGGCGGCGAATCATAACAATAAGAGAAACTGGAGAAAGTACATCCAAGGCAAAAGCGGCTTGATGTTAATAGTTTACAGTTTTTAGGAGAGTTTCGAGGTCTAGGCTATGGCGGTGTTTGGATAGGAGCCTCGGCACAATTTTTCTCTGGCTGGTGGAGTTTTTGTAGAAGGCTTTGATAAGTCGTGATTGTTTGGGCGGCGATCGCTGGCCAGGTATATTGTTCACTTGCTAATCTTTGAGCATTTTGCCCCCGTCTTTTGAGTTCTTGGGGATCTTTGAGGGCTACTTGAATCTGTTCTGTAAGAGACTGAATACTACAGGAGCTAATCCAACCGGCTTCGGCGGCTTTAACGGCGGGCCAAATGTAAACCTGATCGGATATCAATACCGGCGTTCCGACAGCCATAGCTTCAGCGACGACAATGCCAAAATTTTCGTAATAGGACGGCAAAATTAAGAGATCTGCCTGCTTTAATAAATGCCACTTAGCCTCTCCCTCGACAAAACCAGCGATCGCCGTATCTGTTGCAATGGTCGAAGCTTGGACTTGGGCTAAAATTTGTTGTTCGTAATCGGGATCTTGGGGATTAGAACCTGCCAGAATAAAGTGAAAATTAGCCCCTACTTTTTTCAAATTTTCCAAGGCCGAAATTAAAAGTTCTAAGCCTTTTTTAGGATCAATTCGTGACAAAAATAAAAGAGTGGGAATCTGGTTATCAGTTGCTTCGATAATAGGAAGGGGAAAAGGTTCTAAGTCAGACAAACTAGGGGGAGTGACTCCCAACGGCAGGATAATCGCAGGACTATTGGTGCCATAACGTTCCGACACATCTGCTTCTTGTTGGGTAGTGAAATGAATGGCGGCGGCTCCCTGTAGATTAGGACGTTCTAATAGGTTGCCATAAATTTTTTTAAGAGCTTGTTTTTTCCTTAAATCTAAAGGATCTAATGTTCCTAATGGGCGCAAAATATAGGGTAACTTTCTGAGGCGACAAAGAGTGGCCGCAGCCGTGCTAATGGGAGAAAAAAGAGCATGAATATGGGCCAGATCGTAATCCTGGCCATGATGCCATAACCAGTTTAAAAGTCCCAGGGAAAATTTGTAGCGACGAAAGGGAGAACAGTTAAAGTAAATCACCTCGTAACCTTGCTCCTCTAGCGGCTGGGCTAAGGGGACAGATAGGGGTAATTGTCCAAAGTCTCCATTGCTATTGGTAGTTAAAATGGTGACATAAACACCTTGCTCGGCCAACGCAGCCGACAAACCTCTGACCATTTGACTGGGGCCACCATAGATCAGGGAAATAGAGGGAATAATCTGTAAAATTTTCAAATGCTTGTCCAGGCGATCGCCTCTCTCATTATCTTTGCTGGGACAGGAGTTGAACTAATTGCTTAACCTGTTGTTGATTAAAAACCTGTAACAGAATATTAGCCGCAGAATTGGGATCGGCAGGCAGGAGAATTTGGGGAGTTTGAGCATTAGCTAATTGCTGTAACCCTTGGCTCACCGCTATTTTCTGTCCCTGCTCCAATTCGAGGTAATCACAGCCTTGCTTGAGATCTTTTAGTACAACGGGTGCTAAGGTACGGTAAGAATGACGGGGATTGGCGATCGCGGCCTCCGCCGTTTTGACTAACTGTTGCCAGTTGTTTTGATTGGCAGCCAGTTTAAGCAAATCTCCACAGTGATGCTGTAGTTGTTGGCGATTAGCGGGGGAAGGGTTTTGCTTAAAGATCTGTAGCATTTGCCGCAGGATCGACTTAATTTGAACAGGAAGCTCTTCGAGGGGTTCTTTCAGTAAAGATAGATTGGAGGCCGGAATTGCCACCATTTCCTCACTTAATAACTGACTAAGATAATGCTGAAGTTCTATAAAATTGTTATTAGCACCTTCAACAATGGATTCTGCTTCCTCTGATTGCAATCCGAAGGGTCCCTGTAATTTTTCAACTAAATCCTGTAGAACATCGTAACCTTTGAGAAATAGGGATTCGAGCTTTTGATCCACTACTACCCGATTTTCTTTGAGAATCTTGAAAGCATCCTCTAAACGGTGGGCAATTTTTTGAATACTGCTGTAACCCAGCATGGCTGCGCCCCCTTTAATGGAGTGAGCCGCCCGAAACATTTCATTCACACGTTCCGTATCTTCCATGACTGAAGAGAGTTCCAGAATACCTCGCTCTAAGGTTTCTAAATGTTCTTTCGCCTCTTCAATAAAGTAGCCGAGGATTCTTTGCTGATCCAAGGGGTTTGTCCTCCATTGCAACCGAACTACCGCTAGATTCCCTGGTTAAGCAGGGGAATAGGTTAACTAATAGAATGCCCTAATCTTCTCCAAAAAGCATCAATTTTAGTTTACAGAATTTTAACAAAGGCTCAAACCCTGACGGAAAAGGACTTGTGCCCTTGACAATCATTAACAATTTGTTAAATCTTTTGGTTAGCGAGCTTCTCGCCGAAAAAGCCAGAACATCAGAGCCGCAACTCCCACCTGTAACCCTAAATTGGGCAAGATGGCGATCGAATCCCGTCCAGCTAGAAATTGCAAGAAAAAGATTCCAGCCCCAATTGTGGCAGAAAGACCTAATCCTAAATACAAAAATTGGCGTAATCCTTTATAGGGAGCCTTTGCCTCAGCCCGTAAGCGAGCATATTTTTCAGGGGACAGTTGCTTTGGGGAAGGTTTAACCATATTGCTTAAAGATTTTGTTGATCAACGACCGAATAAAAATTGCCCTTCTGAGTTACAATGTCTCTTTGGCAGAAAAACT contains:
- the hpsP gene encoding hormogonium polysaccharide biosynthesis glycosyltransferase HpsP, encoding MKILQIIPSISLIYGGPSQMVRGLSAALAEQGVYVTILTTNSNGDFGQLPLSVPLAQPLEEQGYEVIYFNCSPFRRYKFSLGLLNWLWHHGQDYDLAHIHALFSPISTAAATLCRLRKLPYILRPLGTLDPLDLRKKQALKKIYGNLLERPNLQGAAAIHFTTQQEADVSERYGTNSPAIILPLGVTPPSLSDLEPFPLPIIEATDNQIPTLLFLSRIDPKKGLELLISALENLKKVGANFHFILAGSNPQDPDYEQQILAQVQASTIATDTAIAGFVEGEAKWHLLKQADLLILPSYYENFGIVVAEAMAVGTPVLISDQVYIWPAVKAAEAGWISSCSIQSLTEQIQVALKDPQELKRRGQNAQRLASEQYTWPAIAAQTITTYQSLLQKLHQPEKNCAEAPIQTPP
- a CDS encoding DUF3493 domain-containing protein; the encoded protein is MVKPSPKQLSPEKYARLRAEAKAPYKGLRQFLYLGLGLSATIGAGIFFLQFLAGRDSIAILPNLGLQVGVAALMFWLFRREAR
- a CDS encoding vitamin K epoxide reductase family protein produces the protein MIRRRSVPWIHRYSRFIMGAIAVIGALLTAYLTVVSFTGGTTACPVNQATGVSGCDQVLQSSYAKVFGLPLSLFGLLAYLAMIIFALSPFLINAENNKKQRNQLEETTGRMLLIGGTAMAVFSGYLMYISFFKLHEACLYCLTSATCSLALFILSVIGREWEEMSQVFFTGIVVAMITLVGSLGLYAQAEGGKVALGGKTPIPEAQTQPQPPHGWEITTVSGPAELELAKYLKTSGAKMYGAFWCPHCHEQKQLLGKAAFKQINYIECDPNGANPKTQACIDAKIQSFPTWEIKGKLESGVKLPEKLGELTGYKGSKNFKYTMPY
- a CDS encoding Hpt domain-containing protein — its product is MDQQRILGYFIEEAKEHLETLERGILELSSVMEDTERVNEMFRAAHSIKGGAAMLGYSSIQKIAHRLEDAFKILKENRVVVDQKLESLFLKGYDVLQDLVEKLQGPFGLQSEEAESIVEGANNNFIELQHYLSQLLSEEMVAIPASNLSLLKEPLEELPVQIKSILRQMLQIFKQNPSPANRQQLQHHCGDLLKLAANQNNWQQLVKTAEAAIANPRHSYRTLAPVVLKDLKQGCDYLELEQGQKIAVSQGLQQLANAQTPQILLPADPNSAANILLQVFNQQQVKQLVQLLSQQR